A window of the Parambassis ranga chromosome 17, fParRan2.1, whole genome shotgun sequence genome harbors these coding sequences:
- the best4 gene encoding bestrophin-4, translated as MTVSYSLEVADARFGGFSRLLFRWKGSIYRLMYKELLVFCGVYVFFSVFYRFLLTPKQQDLFERVALYCDQFTNTNFIPVLFVLGFYVTLAFNRWWGQYTSFPLPDNLMMVVSGNVHGADEKGRLLRRTLMRYANLSSVLILRSISTRVHKRFPTLEHIVEAGFMTTHELKKFESLHSDFNKYWMPLTWFSNLAARAREEGRVRDDIALRLLMDELNNYRAKCSLLFHYDWISIPLVYTQVVTIAVYSFFAFCVIGRQFLNPEKGYKDHKIDMYVPVFTLLQFFFYTGWLKVGELIINPFGEDDDDFETNQLIDRNIEVSMLAVDDMYQNLAPIVKDKHWTQRRFSVPYTLSTAAETLRPAFQGSTFDMRLSAEDLEIHHPAGSHVKKHYLPLQSSVGDGLDVLLQKGEGILHGRSLPSLIDRSSHPNEEDEAHEGDPSLNNHKGQEKALIKIAVEHN; from the exons ATGACAGTCTCCTACAGTCTGGAGGTGGCCGACGCCAGGTTTGGTGGTTTCTCCAGACTGTTGTTCAGGTGGAAGGGAAGCATCTACCGGCTTATGTACAAGGAGCTGCTGGTGTTCTGTGGAGTTTatgtgtttttcagtgtgttCTACAG GTTTCTGCTCACACCAAAGCAGCAGGATCTGTTTGAGCGCGTCGCCCTTTACTGTGATCAGTTCACCAACACCAACTTCATCCCGGTTCTGTTTGTACTCG gTTTCTATGTGACTCTGGCCTTTAACAGGTGGTGGGGTCAGTACACCAGCTTCCCTCTGCCTGATAACCTGATGATGGTGGTGTCAGGGAATGTGCATGGAGCGGATGAAAAGGGCCGCCTGCTGCGACGAACCCTCATGAGATACGCCAACCTGTCTTCAGTCCTCATCCTGCGCTCCATCAGCACAAGAGTTCACAAACGTTTCCCCACGCTGGAGCACATCGTGGAAGCAG gatttaTGACCACACACGAGCTGAAAAAGTTTGAGTCCCTGCACTCAGATTTCAACAAGTACTGGATGCCTCTGACCTGGTTTTCAAACCTGGCGGCCAGAGCGAGGGAGGAGGGCCGAGTGAGGGACGACATAGCTCTGAGGCTGCTGATGGAT gagctgaataattacAGAGCCAAGTGCAGCCTGCTGTTCCACTATGACTGGATCAGCATCCCTCTGGTCTACACTCAG GTTGTAACTATCGCAGTTTACTCATTTTTCGCTTTCTGTGTGATTGGTCGCCAATTCCTGAACCCCGAGAAAGGATACAAAGATCACAAAATAGACATGTACGTCCCTGTTTTCACCCTGTTGCAGTTCTTCTTCTACACTGGCTGGCTCAAG gtggGAGAGCTGATCATCAATCCATTtggagaggatgatgatgacttTGAAACCAACCAACTGATTGACCGAAACATTGAG gtgtCTATGCTGGCTGTGGACGACATGTATCAGAACCTTGCTCCCATTGTGAAGGACAAACACTGGACGCAGAGACGCTTCTCCGTCCCTTACACCCtgtcaacagcagcagagactcTCAGACCAGCGTTCCAAGGCTCCACCTTTGACATGAG GCTGAGTGCTGAAGATCTTGAGATCCACCACCCTGCAGGCTCCcatgtaaaaaaacattactTACCTCTTCAGAGCTCTGTGGGTGACGGGCTCGATGTTCTTCTGCAGAAGGGTGAAGGAATCCTGCATGGCAGGAGCCTCCCTTCTCTGATAGACCGCTCATCACACCCaaatgaggaagatgaggctCATGAAGGAGACCCCAGTCTCAACAATCACAAAGGACAAGAAAAGGCACTGATTAAAATAGCAGTGGAACATAACTAG
- the LOC114449805 gene encoding uncharacterized protein LOC114449805 encodes MEVQQSLLLIVMFLLKTGFGCLCPAATILSRFPSAVPADVCCLNYSGSTFSHVHWSVFTNETNIETLDLSNCNISSVAFNDKETSALQKVYLGHNRIPSLPRGFLSNQPSLLEVDLSWNLLQELPEGFLQDSDSLQRLYLQGNQLRFISGSLLQKPTLQRLELDENLWDCSCLLLGGLDDGRQANRTTNLQDLVANLTCSTPRHLAGRTAWSVRLSDVCRPAALTALFIVLPLLILSILLLCWCCGRKKKKKEVPAFSTSKKKASSCNGQKHRSKQPLPSAAEQPPSAGDKEGILKNELLLRPASTLLGSTRDIYEDVEIKLGSVESLPHLSSRCSSSTDGKQGSQDTDGASKIELDVVSVTEVMKDSADREKAYLTQSTEYYSLVPGIELEDSDQGEYENVDLS; translated from the coding sequence ATGGAGGTTCAGCAGAGTCTCCTGCTGATTGTCATGTTCCTGCTAAAGACCGGTTTCGGGTGTTTATGTCCAGCAGCCACAATTCTGTCCCGGTTTCCCTCTGCGGTTCCAGCTGATGTCTGCTGCCTGAACTACTCAGGCTCTACTTTCAGCCATGTGCACTGGTCTGTGTTTACCAATGAGACAAACATAGAGACGCTAGATCTGTCCAACTGTAACATCAGCTCTGTGGCTTTTAATGACAAAGAGACCTCTGCATTACAGAAGGTTTACTTGGGTCATAATAGAATACCATCACTGCCAAGAGGCTTTCTGTCAAACCAGCCCAGTCTGCTGGAGGTGGACCTGAGCTGGAACCTGCTTCAGGAGCTTCCTGAGGGCTTCCTCCAGGACTCCGACAGCCTCCAGAGGCTCTATCTGCAGGGGAACCAGCTACGCTTCATTTCTGGCTCTTTACTGCAGAAGCCGACTCTTCAAAGGCTGGAGCTGGACGAGAACCTCTGGGACTGCTCCTGCTTGCTGCTGGGAGGTCTGGACGATGGCAGACAGGCTAACAGGACCACCAACTTGCAGGACCTGGTGGCAAACCTGACCTGCTCCACACCCCGGCACCTGGCTGGCAGGACTGCATGGTCGGTGAGGCTCAGCGACGTGTGTCGCCCAGCAGCCCTCACGGCACTCTTCATCGTGctccccctcctcatcctctccatcttGTTGCTCTGCTGGTGCTgtggaaggaagaagaagaagaaagaagtgcCTGCGTTCAGCACCTCAAAAAAGAAGGCCTCCAGCTGCAACGGCCAGAAACATCGCAGCAAGCAGCCACTGCCTTCAGCTGCTGAGCAGCCGCCTTCAGCCGGAGACAAAGAGGGGATCCTGAAGAACGAGCTGCTGTTACGCCCAGCGTCCACCCTCCTAGGGAGCACCAGGGACATCTATGAAGACGTGGAGATCAAGCTGGGGTCAGTGGAGTCTCTTCCCCATCTCTCCTCACGCTGTTCCAGCTCCACAGACGGGAAGCAAGGCTCCCAGGACACTGATGGGGCCAGTAAGATAGAGCTGGATGTGGTGAGTGTGACAGAAGTGATGAAGGACTCAGCTGATCGGGAGAAAGCTTACCTGACTCAGTCCACTGAATACTACAGCCTGGTGCCGGGCATCGAGCTCGAGGACTCAGACCAAGGCGAGTATGAGAACGTTGACCTCTCATGA